One Pieris napi chromosome Z, ilPieNapi1.2, whole genome shotgun sequence DNA window includes the following coding sequences:
- the LOC125062144 gene encoding mucin-17-like isoform X12, which yields MRLQILLLIGAAWADVLPNGCPRDFSVHHLLRHEDCTKFYSCSNGVPIEMSCGPGTGFDFDLQKCTEDTSGCAKNDHNFIDSGGTCIPTAHETDCTKFYSCENGVHVLATCDPGYRFNTEMGKCEVSSKVTCKHIKKRSIQTRCPNDVWIQMNIPHESDCDKYYRCFHGNRILMSCFNGAHYNPKTQSCDTPENAGCADGEIMEDCPANTFIPIFLPHDTDCNKYYRCFRGNKQVQRCGHGQHFNAKTQLCDTIANAGCQEESNTPNGCSKDEISLPHEQCDKYYKCVHGNKILMPCPTGTHFSFELQRCDWPNIAKCEPTQTPTTTTTTTTTTTTTTPKPESTPRPGYFPNGCPIDYRIEQLLPHPDCTKFYQCVHGFKQEMPCPGGTHFSIHLQRCDWPSIAKCVPGTTTTTQRSITTTRQPTTSRQPTTTTRRPTTTTTTTTKPPISTPRPGYFPNGCPIDYRIEQLLPHPDCGKYYQCVHGFKQEMPCYHGLHFSYELQRCEWPNIAKCVPGGTTTTRLPTTITTKLPSTTSTTTTTTTTKPVSTPRPGYFPNGCPVDYRIEQLLPHPDCTKFYQCVHGFKQEMPCPGGTHFSFELQRCDWPNIANCKPGASTSSPTTTTSTTPSTTTSTPRPTTTTPSLTTTSKPEYLPNGCPKDFSVHLLLPHEYDCTKFYYCNFGEKVERQCNSNLYFDPILQVCNWPSAVDCKPSTPPPSTTIKDPETTTSEVTTPVATSPDITVSPEVSTPDPTTPEATSTEVTTPKATTAEDTTFEPTTPAATTPEATTIDEITLEPTIPEATTPEATTAEDTTLEPTTPVATTPEATTAEDTTLESTTPVATTPEATTAEDTTLEPTTPAATTPEATTAEDTTLEPTTPEATTPEATTAEDTTLESTTPAATTPEATTAEDTTSEPTTPEATTPEATTPEATTPEATTAEDTTLEPTTPEATTTEATTAEDTTLEPTTPEVTTAEDTTLEQTTPAATTPEATTAEDTTLEPTTPEATTPEATTAEDTTLESTTPAATKPEATTAEDTTSEPTTPEATTPEATTPEATTPEATTAEDTTLEPTTPEATTPEATTAEDTTLEPTTPEATTAEDTTLEPTTPEATTPEATTVEDTTLEPTTPEATTPEATTVEDTTLEPTTPEATTAEDTTLEPTTPETTTPVATTVEDTTLEPTTPEATTAEDTTLEPTTPEATTAEDTTLEPTTPETTTPVATTVEDTTLEPTTPAETTPEATTVEDTTLEPTTPEDTTPEATTVEDTTLEPTTPEATTPEATTAEDTTLEPTTPEATTAEDTTLEPTTPEATTAEDTTLEPITPETTTPVATTVEDTTLEPTTPEATTPEATTAEDTTLEPTTPEATTAEDTTLEPTTPEATTAEDTTLEPTTPEATTPEVTTAEDTTLEPNTPAATTPEATTAEDTTLEPTTPEATTPEATTAEDTTLEPTTPEATTTEATTAEDTTLEPTTPEATTAEDTTLEPTTPEATTPEVTTAEDTTLEPNTPAATTPEATTAEDTTLEPTTPEATTPEATTAEDTTLEPTTPEATTTEATTAEDTTLEPTTPAATIPEATTAEDTTLEPTTPAATTPEATTAEDTTLEPTTPEATTTEATTAEDTTLEPTTPEVTTPEDTTLEPTTPAATTPEATTVEDTTLEPTTPEDTTPEATTVEDTTLEPTTPEATTTEATTAEDTTLEPTTPEVTTAEDTTLEPTTPAATTPEATTVEDTTLEPTTPEDTTPEATTVEDTTLEPTTPETTTPVATTVEDTTLEPTTPEATTAEDTTLEPTTPEATTAEDTTLEPTTPETTTPVATTVEDTTLEPTTPAETTPEATTVEDTTLEPTTPEDTTPEATTVEDTTLEPTTPEATTPEATTAEDTTLEPTTPEATTAEDTTLEPTTPEATTAEDTTLEPTTPEATTPEATTAEDTTLEPTTPEATTAEDTTLEPTTPEATTAEDTTLEPTTPEATTPEVTTAEDTTLEPNTPAATTPEATTAEDTTLEPTTPEATTPEATTAEDTTLEPTTPEATTTEATTAEDTTLESTTPVATTPEATTAEDTTLEPTTPAATTPEATTAEDTTLEPTTPEATTPEATTAEDTTLESTTPAATTPEATTADDTTLEPTTPAETTPEATTADDTTLEPTTPEATTPEPTTADDTTLEPTTPEATTPEPTTADDTTLEPTTPEATTPEATTVEDTTLESTTPEATTPEPTTADDTTLEPTTPEATTPEPTTADDTTLGPTTPEATTPEATTAEDTTLEPTTSDATTPEATTPEATTTPSSPSPAPICPPGVFGNVPHPVLCDYYYNCIGGMEVLLRCLEGFEYDHSIRSCTRISENGCFARKNATTTTTENQVADTTTEDIESTTYRDNICPPGFSGTLPHSTLCSAYYRCEEGEAILKNCAKGFEYDAVIMDCVPISESGCYAQQGLTTTTDNNRLPELSTYKNDEEDYICPPMFSGNIEHPTLCDSYYTCFSGMEFLMNCSHGFEFDPVVKNCVRISSTGCFATRYNLTTTTTTTTPTPTTTENNKDKPICPPNYSGNVPHETKCDSYYTCFSGSEFLMQCPNGFEFDPTTKDCVRISETGCFAQQGLATTTDNNRLPELSTYKNDEENYICPPMFSGNIKHPTLCDSYYTCFAGMEFLMNCTHGFEFDPVVKDCVRISETGCFAQQGLATTTDNNRLPELSTYKNDEEKYICPPMFSGNIEHPTLCDSYYTCFAGMEFLMNCSHGFEFDPAVQNCVRISNTGCFATRYNLTTTTTTTTTTPTTTTTENNKVKSICPPNFSGNVPHKTKCDAFYTCFSGSEFLMQCPNGFEFDPNTKDCVRISDTGCFAQQSLATTTDNNRLPELSTNKNDEEDYNCPPMFSGNIEHPTLCDSYYTCFAGMEFLMNCSHGFEFDPVVENCVRVSNTGCFARRYNLTTRMTSTTTENNKIKPICPPAFSGNLPHRTKCDYYYTCFSGSEFLMRCPNGFEFDPTTNECVRISSSGCFARQNDPENICMPGESGHVPHPELCDTFYLCAMGEPLRLHCSRGFEFSAANGQCVAISDDGCFAKVKQSKKMPICSPAQVGNIPHHTRCDAYYSCMAGEATEVLCEEGLEFDPETKQCALISENGCTARK from the exons ATGCGTTTACAAATATTACTCCTAATAGGAGCAGCATGGGCAGATGTCTTACCCAATGGCTGTCCACGAGATTTCAGCGTCCATCACCTGCTGAGACACGAAGACTGCACCAAATTCTACTCATGCAGCAATGGAGTGCCCATTGAGATGTCGTGTGGACCTGGAACTGGCTTTGACTTTGATTTACAG AAATGTACCGAGGACACGTCCGGCTGCGCCAAAAACGATCATAACTTTATAGACAGTGGCGGAACGTGTATTCCCACTGCACACGAAACAGATTGTACTAAGTTCTATTCCTGTGAAAATGGTGTTCATGTGTTGGCCACTTGTGATCCAGGTTATAGGTTTAATACCGAAATGGGG aaatgCGAAGTATCATCCAAAGTGACATGCAAACACATAAAAAAGCGCTCCATACAGACGAGATGTCCCAACGATGTGTGGATACAAATGAACATTCCACACGAGAGCGATTGCGATAAATACTACAGATGTTTCCACGGGAATCGAATCTTGATGTCCTGTTTTAATGGGGCGCATTATAATCCAAAGACTCAG AGTTGTGACACGCCGGAGAATGCTGGTTGCGCTGACGGGGAAATTATGGAGGATTGTCCAGCGAACACCTTTATCCCAATCTTCTTACCTCATGATACTGACTGTAACAAGTATTATAGATGCTTTAGAGGTAACAAACAAGTCCAAAGGTGTGGTCATGGACAGCATTTTAATGCGAAAACCCAG CTCTGCGATACAATAGCAAACGCTGGCTGTCAAGAGGAATCAAACACGCCGAATGGATGCTCAAAGGATGAAATATCTCTACCACACGAACAatgtgataaatattataaatgtgttcacgggaataaaatattaatgccTTGTCCAACTGGGACGCACTTTAGTTTCGAGTTACAG CGATGTGATTGGCCAAACATAGCGAAATGCGAGCCAACACAAACACCAACAACAACAACGACtacaacaacaacaacgaCGACGACGACACCAAAACCGGAATCAACACCCAGACCGGGATACTTTCCTAACGGATGTCCTATAGACTATAGAATTGAACAGTTGTTACCTCATCCGGATTGTACGAAGTTTTATCAGTGCGTGCATGGTTTTAAACAAGAAATGCCATGTCCAGGAGGAACGCACTTCAGTATTCATTTGcag AGATGTGATTGGCCCAGTATAGCGAAGTGTGTCCCGGGTACAACAACCACAACTCAACGCTCAATTACAACAACTCGCCAACCAACAACAAGTCGCCAACCAACAACAACTACTCGTCGACCGAcgacaacaacaacaacaacaactaaACCACCTATTAGTACCCCAAGGCCTGGATATTTCCCCAATGGATGTCCTATAGATTACAGAATAGAACAGCTGTTACCTCATCCGGACTGTGGCAAATACTATCAATGTGTACACGGTTTTAAACAAGAAATGCCGTGCTATCATGGTTTACACTTTAGTTACGAGCTACAG AGATGTGAATGGCCAAATATAGCAAAATGTGTGCCTGGTGGAACAACAACTACGCGATTACCAACAACGATAACAACGAAATTACCATCAACAACATCTACGACAACCACAACCACGACAACTAAACCAGTATCAACACCAAGGCCAGGTTATTTTCCCAATGGCTGTCCCGTAGACTACAGAATCGAACAATTGTTACCTCATCCTGACTGCACTAAATTCTATCAGTGCGTACATGGCTTTAAACAAGAAATGCCATGTCCAGGAGGAACACACTTTAGTTTTGAACTGCAG AGATGTGATTGGCCAAATATTGCTAATTGTAAGCCTGGAGCTTCAACTTCATCGCCAACAACAACAACTTCTACAACGCCCAGTACAACAACATCAACACCAAGGCCAACAACAACAACGCCGAGCTTAACAACAACGTCAAAGCCAGAATATTTACCAAATGGTTGTCCTAAGGACTTTTCAGTCCATTTGTTGTTACCACATGAGTACGATTGCACGAAATTCTATTATTGCAATTTTGGGGAGAAGGTTGAGCGGCAATGTAATTCGAATTTATACTTCGATCCAATTTTGCAG GTATGTAACTGGCCGTCAGCAGTTGATTGTAAGCCAAGCACGCCTCCTCCAAGTACAACTATAAAAGACCCCGAAACAACAACATCTGAGGTAACCACTCCAGTTGCTACTAGTCCTGATATCACAGTAAGTCCAGAAGTCTCTACACCTGACCCAACTACGCCTGAAGCAACATCAACAGAGGTTACAACCCCAAAAGCTACCACGGCTGAAGACACAACATTCGAGCCAACTACGCCTGCAGCAACAACACCAGAGGCTACCACGATTGACGAAATAACATTAGAGCCAACTATACCTGAAGCTACAACCCCAGAAGCTACCACGGCTGAAGACACAACATTAGAGCCAACTACGCCTGTAGCAACAACACCAGAGGCTACCACGGCTGAAGACACAACATTAGAGTCAACTACACCTGTAGCAACAACACCAGAAGCTACCACGGCTGAAGACACAACATTAGAGCCAACTACGCCTGCAGCAACAACACCAGAGGCTACCACGGCTGAAGATACTACATTAGAGCCAACTACACCTGAAGCTACAACCCCAGAAGCTACCACGGCTGAAGACACTACATTAGAGTCAACTACGCCTGCAGCAACAACACCAGAGGCTACCACGGCTGAAGACACAACATCAGAGCCAACTACGCCTGAAGCAACAACACCAGAAGCAACTACACCTGAAGCTACAACCCCAGAAGCTACCACGGCTGAAGACACTACATTAGAGCCAACTACACCTGAAGCTACAACTACAGAAGCTACCACGGCTGAAGACACAACATTAGAGCCAACTACACCTGAAGTTACCACAGCTGAAGACACAACATTAGAGCAAACTACGCCTGCAGCAACAACACCAGAGGCTACCACGGCTGAAGACACTACATTAGAGCCAACTACACCTGAAGCTACAACCCCAGAAGCTACCACGGCTGAAGACACTACATTAGAGTCAACTACGCCTGCAGCAACAAAACCAGAGGCTACCACGGCTGAAGACACAACATCAGAGCCAACTACGCCTGAAGCAACAACACCAGAAGCAACTACACCTGAAGCTACAACCCCAGAAGCTACCACGGCTGAAGACACAAC ATTAGAGCCAACTACACCTGAAGCTACAACCCCAGAAGCTACCACGGCTGAAGACACAACATTAGAGCCAACTACACCTGAAGCTACCACGGCTGAAGACACAACATTAGAGCCAACTACACCTGAAGCTACAACCCCAGAAGCTACCACGGTGGAAGACACAACATTAGAGCCAACTACACCTGAAGCTACAACCCCAGAAGCTACCACGGTGGAAGACACAACATTAGAGCCAACTACACCTGAAGCTACCACGGCTGAAGACACAACATTAGAGCCAACTACACCTGAAACTACAACCCCAGTAGCTACCACGGTGGAAGACACAACATTAGAGCCAACTACACCTGAAGCTACCACGGCTGAAGACACAACATTAGAGCCAACTACACCTGAAGCTACCACGGCTGAAGACACAACATTAGAGCCAACTACACCTGAAACTACAACCCCAGTAGCTACCACGGTTGAAGACACAACATTAGAGCCAACTACACCTGCAGAAACAACACCAGAGGCTACCACGGTTGAAGACACAACATTAGAGCCAACTACGCCTGAAGATACAACCCCAGAAGCTACCACGGTTGAAGACACAACATTAGAGCCAACTACGCCTGAAGCTACAACCCCAGAAGCTACCACGGCTGAAGACACAACATTAGAGCCAACTACACCTGAAGCTACCACGGCTGAAGACACAACATTAGAGCCAACTACACCTGAAGCTACCACGGCTGAAGACACAACATTAGAGCCAATTACACCTGAAACTACAACCCCAGTAGCTACCACGGTTGAAGACACAACATTAGAGCCAACTACACCTGAAGCTACAACCCCAGAAGCTACCACGGCTGAAGACACAACATTAGAGCCAACTACACCTGAAGCTACCACGGCTGAAGACACAACATTAGAGCCAACTACACCTGAAGCTACCACGGCTGAAGACACAACATTAGAGCCAACTACACCTGAAGCTACAACCCCAGAAGTTACCACGGCTGAAGACACAACATTAGAGCCAAATACGCCTGCAGCAACAACACCAGAGGCTACCACGGCTGAAGACACAACATTAGAGCCAACTACACCTGAAGCTACAACCCCAGAAGCTACCACGGCTGAAGACACAACATTAGAGCCAACTACGCCTGAAGCTACAACTACAGAAGCTACCACGGCTGAAGACACAACATTAGAGCCAACTACACCTGAAGCTACCACGGCTGAAGACACAACATTAGAGCCAACTACACCTGAAGCTACAACCCCAGAAGTTACCACGGCTGAAGACACAACATTAGAGCCAAATACGCCTGCAGCAACAACACCAGAGGCTACCACGGCTGAAGACACAACATTAGAGCCAACTACACCTGAAGCTACAACCCCAGAAGCTACCACGGCTGAAGACACAACATTAGAGCCAACTACGCCTGAAGCTACAACTACAGAAGCTACCACGGCTGAAGACACAACATTAGAGCCAACTACGCCTGCAGCAACAATACCTGAGGCTACCACGGCTGAAGACACTACATTAGAGCCAACTACGCCTGCAGCAACAACACCAGAGGCTACCACGGCTGAAGACACTACATTAGAGCCAACTACACCTGAAGCTACAACTACAGAAGCTACCACGGCTGAAGACACAACATTAGAGCCAACTACACCTGAAGTTACCACACCTGAAGACACAACATTAGAGCCAACTACGCCTGCAGCAACAACACCAGAAGCTACCACGGTTGAAGACACAACATTAGAGCCAACTACGCCTGAAGATACAACCCCAGAAGCTACCACGGTTGAAGACACAACATTAGAGCCAACTACGCCTGAAGCTACAACTACAGAAGCTACCACGGCTGAAGACACAACATTAGAGCCAACTACACCTGAAGTTACCACAGCTGAAGACACAACATTAGAGCCAACTACGCCTGCAGCAACAACACCAGAAGCTACCACGGTTGAAGACACAACATTAGAGCCAACTACGCCTGAAGATACAACCCCAGAAGCTACCACGGTTGAAGACACAACATTAGAGCCAACTACACCTGAAACTACAACCCCAGTAGCTACCACGGTGGAAGACACAACATTAGAGCCAACTACACCTGAAGCTACCACGGCTGAAGACACAACATTAGAGCCAACTACACCTGAAGCTACCACGGCTGAAGACACAACATTAGAGCCAACTACACCTGAAACTACAACCCCAGTAGCTACCACGGTTGAAGACACAACATTAGAGCCAACTACACCTGCAGAAACAACACCAGAGGCTACCACGGTTGAAGACACAACATTAGAGCCAACTACGCCTGAAGATACAACCCCAGAAGCTACCACGGTTGAAGACACAACATTAGAGCCAACTACGCCTGAAGCTACAACCCCAGAAGCTACCACGGCTGAAGACACAACATTAGAGCCAACTACACCTGAAGCTACCACGGCTGAAGACACAACATTAGAGCCAACTACACCTGAAGCTACCACGGCTGAAGACACAACATTAGAGCCAACTACACCTGAAGCTACAACCCCAGAAGCTACCACGGCTGAAGACACAACATTAGAGCCAACTACACCTGAAGCTACCACGGCTGAAGACACAACATTAGAGCCAACTACACCTGAAGCTACCACGGCTGAAGACACAACATTAGAGCCAACTACACCTGAAGCTACAACCCCAGAAGTTACCACGGCTGAAGACACAACATTAGAGCCAAATACGCCTGCAGCAACAACACCAGAGGCTACCACGGCTGAAGACACAACATTAGAGCCAACTACACCTGAAGCTACAACCCCAGAAGCTACCACGGCTGAAGACACAACATTAGAGCCAACTACGCCTGAAGCTACAACTACAGAAGCTACCACGGCTGAAGACACAACATTAGAGTCAACTACACCTGTAGCAACAACACCAGAGGCTACCACGGCTGAAGACACAACATTAGAGCCAACTACGCCTGCAGCAACAACACCAGAGGCTACCACGGCTGAAGATACTACATTAGAGCCAACTACACCTGAAGCTACAACCCCAGAAGCTACCACGGCTGAAGACACTACATTAGAGTCAACTACGCCTGCAGCAACAACACCAGAGGCTACCACGGCTGATGACACAACATTAGAGCCAACTACGCCTGCAGAAACAACACCAGAGGCTACCACGGCTGATGACACAACATTAGAGCCAACTACACCTGAAGCTACAACCCCAGAACCTACCACGGCTGATGACACAACATTAGAACCAACTACGCCTGAAGCTACAACCCCAGAACCTACCACGGCTGATGACACAACATTAGAGCCAACTACGCCTGAAGCTACAACCCCAGAGGCTACCACGGTTGAAGATACAACATTAGAGTCAACTACACCTGAAGCTACAACCCCAGAACCTACCACGGCTGATGACACAACATTAGAACCAACTACGCCTGAAGCTACAACCCCAGAACCTACCACGGCTGATGACACAACATTAGGGCCAACTACGCCTGAAGCTACAACCCCAGAAGCTACTACGGCTGAAGACACAACATTAGAGCCAACTACATCGGACGCAACAACACCAGAAGCAACTACACCTGAAGCTACAACGACGCCAAGTTCCCCATCACCTGCACCAATTTGTCCTCCAGGCGTTTTCGGCAATGTACCACATCCCGTTTTGTGTGACTACTATTACAATTGCATTGGAGGAATGGAGGTCTTATTGAGATGTTTAGAAGGCTTTGAGTACGATCACAGTATTCGG AGCTGCACACGTATTTCCGAAAATGGATGTTTTGCAAGAAAAAATGccacaacaacaacaacagaAAACCAGGTTGCTGACACAACCACGGAAGACATTGAATCAACAACATACAGAGACAACATTTGTCCACCAGGTTTTTCAGGCACTTTGCCACACTCAACACTTTGCAGTGCATATTATCGTTGTGAAGAGGGTGAAGCGATACTGAAGAACTGCGCGAAAGGATTCGAGTACGATGCCGTAATTAtg gACTGTGTTCCAATATCAGAGAGCGGTTGTTACGCACAGCAAGGTCTAACAACAACAACAGATAATAACAGATTACCTGAGTTATCAACTTACAAGAACGATGAAGAGGATTACATTTGTCCACCAATGTTTTCTGGGAATATCGAACATCCAACTTTGTGTGATTCGTATTACACTTGCTTTTCTGGAATGGAGTTTTTGATGAATTGCTCACATGGGTTCGAGTTTGACCCAGTTGTTAag AATTGCGTCCGCATCTCTAGCACGGGTTGTTTCGCAACACGATACAACttaacaacaacaacaacaacgaCGACACCAACTCCAACAACAACCGAAAACAACAAAGACAAACCAATTTGTCCACCGAACTACTCAGGAAATGTTCCCCACGAAACGAAATGCGATTCTTACTATACTTGCTTTAGTGGTTCGGAGTTTTTGATGCAGTGTCCCAACGGTTTTGAATTTGATCCGACTACAAAA GACTGTGTGCGAATATCGGAGACCGGTTGTTTCGCACAACAAGGCTTAGCAACAACAACAGACAACAATAGATTACCCGAGTTATCAACTTACAAGAACGATGAAGAGAACTATATATGCCCTCCAATGTTTTCTGGAAATATCAAACATCCAACTTTGTGTGATTCGTATTACACTTGCTTTGCTGGAATGGAGTTTTTGATGAATTGCACTCATGGGTTCGAGTTTGACCCAGTTGTTAAG GATTGTGTTCGAATATCGGAGACCGGTTGTTTTGCACAACAAGGCTTAGCAACAACAACTGACAACAATAGACTACCCGAGTTATCAACTTACAAGAACGACGAAGAGAAGTATATTTGTCCACCAATGTTTTCTGGGAACATCGAACATCCAACTTTGTGTGATTCGTATTATACTTGCTTCGCTGGAATGGAGTTTTTGATGAATTGTTCTCATGGATTCGAGTTTGATCCAGCTGTTCAG AACTGCGTCCGAATCTCGAACACTGGTTGTTTCGCAACACGATACAACTTGACAACAACAACAACGACGACGACAACGACACCAACTACAACAACAACCGAAAACAACAAAGTCAAATCAATATGTCCACCGAACTTCTCAGGAAATGTACCCCACAAAACGAAGTGCGATGCTTTCTATACTTGCTTTAGTGGTTCGGAGTTTTTGATGCAGTGTCCTAACGGATTTGAGTTTGATCCGAATACAAAA GACTGTGTTCGAATATCAGACACCGGTTGTTTCGCACAACAAAGCTTAGCAACAACAACAGACAACAATAGATTACCCGAGTTATCAACTAACAAGAACGATGAAGAGGATTACAATTGTCCACCAATGTTTTCTGGGAATATCGAACATCCAACTTTGTGTGATTCGTATTACACTTGCTTTGCTGGAATGGAGTTTTTGATGAATTGTTCTCATGGATTCGAATTCGATCCAGTTGTTGAG AATTGCGTCCGAGTTTCGAACACTGGTTGTTTTGCAAGACGATACAACTTAACAACAAGAATGACATCAACTACAACCGAAAACAACAAAATCAAACCAATATGTCCACCGGCTTTCTCAGGAAATCTTCCACACAGAACCAAATGCGATTATTACTATACTTGCTTTAGTGGTTCGGAGTTTTTGATGCGATGTCCCAACGGATTTGAATTTGATCCCACAACCAAC GAATGTGTAAGGATATCGTCGAGTGGATGTTTCGCGCGGCAAAATG